Below is a genomic region from Salvelinus fontinalis isolate EN_2023a chromosome 38, ASM2944872v1, whole genome shotgun sequence.
CGAATCACACTGCTACCATCGGTAAGTCAACTGGTGGTGTAAATTGTTGGTTCCAGTGACATACTGTAATGTATGCATCTGGTGGCCTTCCATGTTTTACAGTTATTCACAATAATGTCTTAGATGTCAATGATACCAACCTGGTTAGATAAAGGTTGTCCAAAAAACAACAATTAAGAAACAAACACACCATAACATAGCTGTCTTTTGACCCCTCAGAACACGCCCCCCGTATGAACAACGCCCAGCTGGCGGCAGGAGGCACTCTTCTGTCCAGCAAACACAACAATACTAAAGGACAGCCCTCCTTCCACCACTCCCTCCACAACCTGGCACAGCTCCCCCCATCCTACGAGAACGCCACCAAGCCAGAGCTCAACAGATACTCCTCGCTCAAACGCCTGGGTGAGTAGTGTACCACGTAGCAACATAGAGATAGACCCCGTTACACAGAAAACAATAGCTCTATGACTTGTTTCACTATTCCTCTTTTGATTCCAGAAAAGAGTGGTCTTGATGAATATTCATCGGGCTACTGCACCACCAAGAGGCGTCCCCACACGGCCCAGCCcgctctccagtcctccagtcaccACATCCCCTGTGGCGGAGATTACAACACCATGGGTGGGAGGGGCACCCTCCCCCGCCATGCCCCCCGACCCTGGATCCAACCCACCGGCCTACCCCCCGTCTCCCCCACGGTCAACCCCTACCCCTTGGACCCAACCGAGCAGCACTACAACCCCAACTACGACACCCTGTCCAAGCCTGCCAGGAAGGTCATGTCGCAGGACCAGCTGCTCAACATGGGGGACGTCCCCGGGAACACTGGGACCCTCTCCAGGATGTCCAAGAACCAGCAGCACCAGTACTACAAAGCCATGGCTGCTGCTACTAAGaactccaacacccagaccctGACAAGGAAGCCCCAGGATCGACCCCAGGAGAGGCCTCAGTCCAACACCCAGACCCTGACAAGGAAGCCCCAGGATCGACCCCAGGAGAGGCCTCAGTCCAACACCCAGACCCTGACACGGAAGCCCAAGGATCGATCCCAGGAGCGGCCTCAGTCCAACAACCAGACCCTGACGAGGAAGCCCAAGGATTGGGCCCAGGAGCGTCCCCAGGATCGCCTACTCATGTCCCCAGATCACCTGGAGGAGAGCATGGGTAGGGGGGTCGGAGGGATGGGAGTGGGTGTGCAGGATCCATACGCCCATGGAGGCGGGGGAGGCATGGTCCCCACTCTCCCCCGGGGTGGTCTCACCCCTCAGCAGAAAGCCCAGTCCCAGCAGAATGTATGTGCCACGCCCTCCCTGGACCGCCACCACATGATCAAGATGAACTCTCACCCCACCTCagggagggagcaggagagaAGCCAGGGCATGACGGGGCATATGAGCGGAGGCATGGCGGGAGGCATGGGGGGCTGGGGTGGTAGCGAGATGCCCGGGGCGGGGGTTGTCATGGGAACAGGGACGCTAGGGGGCCACAGCGCCAAGAGGATGGCTTTCGCTGCCAAGAGGCAGAACACTATTGAGCAGTTACACTTTATACCAGGAGGGGGCGACGGAGGAGcgggaggaggaagtagaggaggaggaagtggagggggagggggaggcagTCAGGGCATCAGGACAGGCAGTAAGAATGAGGTGACAGTGTGAGGGGCACCAGGTAGAAATTGCCATCAactgcagatctaggatcagattatctCACCCCTAAACCCACCCTTAACCATTAGGGGGATGAGATAATATCTGACTCTGTATCAGTGGTTAGGGCAAATTCTACCTACTGTGTGTGTCGTCTTCATGAAGAGAGTAGACATATGAGAATAGGAAGGGTAGAGAAGGAAGTATGGTGAATCAATCTGTACATATAGGGAGATGAAGGACTTGCTTAGAGGTCAAAATGGTAGAGGAACGGAATTATCCTGCCATTTTTATATATGTGATACATCAGCCATATTTCATATCTAAATGTGCCATATTGCTATACACTGATGCCATGAATAACTGAAAAAGAACAAACATGGGAGAAATTAGATAGCTAGGACTTAGTTAAGAAACTGGTTTGTTCATGCGTAACCTTGTGTTTTATATCAAATGTTTTACGGAATAAATAAACTTTTGAGCCATATTAGAAAGGAGGGACCAAGATAATACATCTaagtatgagagagagaagggtggtgtACGGCCAGACTGTGTACTTCAGTGTTACATAGAAAAACACGATACATTTGTATCAAAGGATGCTATTTTCCTCATGGAGCATTGAACTGATGATTTTCATGACCTATGATGTGGAATGTCGGATGATGTAGGGTTTTGAATCCGGGGAGTGGTGTACGAGTCAGCCCGCCTCATTGTGACGCAGGAAGCTGTCGATAGTTGCTTCTTGTGTGAATGAATGAGTGACCTTGGGAAAATTGCTTCCATACATTCTCTAGTTGCCCCCAGTAACTGATATGAGGTCAATTTTGCATCCCACCACCGCCTAATAGTTATGCTCAGCATTTGGGGAGGTTGAGCTGATCCTAAATCTGTGCCTAAGTGCAACTTCTACCTGGAGCTCCCCTGTGACCCACCTGTCTTCATCAGGACAACCAAATCTGATTGAGCCATGAGTCACTTTGTTTGACGAGGAACTTCTGAGTTGGTCAGCCTACCAATAGGATGATTAGCTACTGCAACTACAGGGTATTTTCTTTCATAGAGCACAAAAAGTACAGTATGATGCAGGTGTTGCACTTCATGATACGACTGACCTTCAAAGCCATGCATTGGGATACAAATAAAATACCACAGAGAAAGCACGTCTGACAATCACCATTTTATTATTCTCACCAGAGGAGAACTGACACAAGCCAACATTTCTACAGGACAATACAAATGATTGGCTTCAGAGCAAGCCaaagtgtatgtgtgtagggAATAGACTGTAACAAGGCAGTGGACTATAATGCATACTGTAGGATGACTCCAATGATGAAGCAGTCAGATATGAGAGTGAGACTCAGAAGAGACTTGGGTGGCTAGGATGCCCTTCATCAGAAGAGGACCTTGCTCGTTCGTAGTAACACACTCTAACCGTTCTCTATTAGGTAGAAATGTCATAATATCAATAATAATGCTTAATATTAAGGGCTATCCTATCCTACATGTGTGGCTTTGGACCATATAATACAGCATATTAATGCTTTCACTTAATTTTGGTGTTGATATTGTCACTGACGTGTGAGTACTAATGTTCTGTAGATACCTGGAGTCAAACTTGTAAAAAAAACATGAGCAGTTTTTTTCCAGCCCAGTTCAGAGGGAAACACTAAGACAGAAACGTTTTTGCACAATCCCCTGATATTTGCACCAGATAAAGACAGACATATTTTGTATCACGTCTTAATGGTTTACATTCAGCAAAAGGAGGACACTCAGACACTGGTGATGCGCGGGGCTGTGTTTGATAAACTTAAGGGACTTAAGAAAATGAACAGACTTGTATTCGACTAAGAGAGAAGtataactgtatatatatatatatatatcatctaCAGTATACAAAGTGTCTCATATTGCTTACAAATGGACAGAA
It encodes:
- the LOC129837603 gene encoding uncharacterized protein LOC129837603, whose amino-acid sequence is MTPTTNLQVFAVSLLSLLAAPLTTAEDSSPSPTPSPLRTDPRPRQGGSTDPPQSAPSPPLLLLTIHANRPSALRGRPKAPEKLPESPGVLETPPRPLAQIMFPKNVTSAAAGALAPPLRAAQVAPPPHRLVDVDVCHGYYDVMGQLDNTFNCSKDSFIYCCGSCHYRFCCPDPTRRLEQSSCTNYDSPDWAKTQPPNAILLDDDEPELDPLQPLSHNTGFVIGGVIVFMVAVAVGIKIMFNKVSQQANNGEINMPRALVDMLRHQSSPVQQDERNNSVALCGSGEGQGTLGRPPKNLYASGLPSKDNRLGNIQHNFIHSGTSPNHTATIEHAPRMNNAQLAAGGTLLSSKHNNTKGQPSFHHSLHNLAQLPPSYENATKPELNRYSSLKRLEKSGLDEYSSGYCTTKRRPHTAQPALQSSSHHIPCGGDYNTMGGRGTLPRHAPRPWIQPTGLPPVSPTVNPYPLDPTEQHYNPNYDTLSKPARKVMSQDQLLNMGDVPGNTGTLSRMSKNQQHQYYKAMAAATKNSNTQTLTRKPQDRPQERPQSNTQTLTRKPQDRPQERPQSNTQTLTRKPKDRSQERPQSNNQTLTRKPKDWAQERPQDRLLMSPDHLEESMGRGVGGMGVGVQDPYAHGGGGGMVPTLPRGGLTPQQKAQSQQNVCATPSLDRHHMIKMNSHPTSGREQERSQGMTGHMSGGMAGGMGGWGGSEMPGAGVVMGTGTLGGHSAKRMAFAAKRQNTIEQLHFIPGGGDGGAGGGSRGGGSGGGGGGSQGIRTGSKNEVTV